A window of Fusobacterium simiae genomic DNA:
AACCTCTTTTGCTTATTGCAGGAAGTAAAGCAGATACTTTTTATTTTTCTGAACGAATATATAATAAAGTAAAGAAAAATAAAGAATTATTTGTTATTGATGGAGCCAGTCATGTAGATTTATATGATAAAGAAAAATTTGTTAATTCTGCAATAGATAAAATAGTAGAATTTTTTTCTAAAAATTTATAATATTATTTCTAAATAACAAAGTACCTCTAAATTAGGAATGTTGTAATCTCTAATTTAGAGGTATTTTTGTGGCTCACTGCCTATATATTATAAAAAGTTATTACCTACAATTAATTTAAAAACAATTTACTTTGCCATATTATTATTTTTATTATTAGTTATTAAGGGATTTTTTATAGTGAAAATTTAGTAAATTGTTTTTAAAAAATTAATTGCATCTTCAAGTGTAAGCTTATAAATAAATTCTCTTTCTTCCTCATTTAACAAACTAAACCTTTTTTTAAATTCTAAAAAATGCATAGTAACAACTCCTTTTTTTGTATATTTTTTCATCTACTTTTTTTGTACTCTTAATGTATCATATAAAAAATACTATGTCAAGTAAATTTTTAAAAAATTTTTATGATTTTTCTTAAATATAGATTTTTACTTGCTTTTTATGTATTTTATTTTTTATACTAAATTAAAAAATATAAATTAGAAAATATTGTAGACACTTTTTTCATAATCTGTTATAATGTATCTGTAAAGTAGTACATAAAAAGGAGGTAATTTTATGAGTTTTGGAAAAACTTTAAAAAGGATTAGATTGAAACACAAAGATAGTTTAAGAGGTTTAGCAAAAAAAATAGACTTACATTTCACTTTTATTGATAAAGTAGAAAAAGGAACTGCTCCAATTTCAAAGAATTTTATTGAAAATGTTGTAGCTGTCTACCCTGATGAAAGAGAAATATTGAAAAAGGAATACTTAAAAGAAACTTTGCCAGATATATTCCAAAAAGAAGATGCCATAAAAATTGTTAGTAACAGTGAAATTTTGAATCTTCCTGTATATGGTAAAGCAAGTGCTGGTAGAGGATATTTAAATATGGATAGTCCTGATTACTATATGCCTATTCTTAGAGGAAATTTTTCAAAAAGAAGTTTCTTTGTTGAAATTACAGGAAATAGTATGGAACCAACTTTAGAAGATGGTGAGTTTGCCCTAGTTGATCCTGATAATACAGCTTATTCTAAAAACAAAATTTATGTAGTCACTTATAATGATGAAGGATATATCAAAAGATTAGAAATGAAAGATAAATTAAAAATAATTACTCTAAAAAGTGATAATCCTGATTATGATGATATTGATATTCCAGAAGAAATGCAAGAATATTTCAAGATTAACGGTAGAGTTGTAGAAGTTATATCAAAGAAAAAATTATAATATATTTTAAAAGAGTTGCTTCAAACGAAACAACTCTTTCTTTATATTTATTTTTTTAATTACCTAAATTACTATATTTTTCAGGTATTTCAACAGAAGTTACTCCCATGTATCCTTTTCCAAAAACATATGTATCTTGATATACAAAGAATGCATTAGGTACTTCAACTCCATTATTATCTTTCATAATACTTCCATTCCATTTAGAGCCTGGTGTTGCTGCATCAAGAGAAGCTAAAACTTTATCTAGTGTAAAATCTCTGTCTCCACTTTCAATAGATTTTATTGCTAAATCTGTAAGCCCTTCTACGCTAGCAAAGTTATACGAAAATGCCCATGTTCCCATTCTTCCAGAACCACCAGCTTCTATAACTGCCTTTTCAACTTTTTCTAATATCTTTGGCCAGTTCCCTTTTTCATCATCAGTAAATTCTACTCCTAATGCTCCTGGATATCCCATTGTTGGAGATGGTAAATCTGCTTCTATAAATATCCCTCCATGAGCTGCTATTTGTTTTAATAAAGGCTCAGTTTGAGCATCATTTGTTGCAAAAAATGCTATGTCTTTGCCATATTTAGCTATCCAATTCGGTACTTGTTCTAATATAAATTGTTGTGCTCCTGGAACTCCAACATCACTTAATGGATCTGGTGCTGACATTTCAATATATTCCATTCCTAAGTCTTTAGCTGTTTGTTCCATTATAGCTCTTCTTCTTGAAATTGTTTCATAGCTTAAATGTCTAGGGAAAGAAATATGCATAAACTTTGTTGCCCCTAAATCTTTAGCTGTTTTTACTATTAAGTATCCTCTTGCTATTGAATCTGAGTTTAAAACTATATCAGCTACTTTACTTACTTGTACAGGGTCTTCATGATTATTATTTACAAATAATAAAATATCAGGTCTTTTTTCTCTTATAGCTTTAAATGCAGGATAAGTTCCTGGTACTCCTTCTGCTACTACAATAGCTTTCATTTGAGGGTCATCTGCAAGAGAAACCATTTGAGAAATTGTTGTTTCTTGTTCTTGCATAAAGTTATCAGGGATAGTTACTACTGTAATTTTCCCACCTTCATTGCTTAAACCATATTTTTTTGCAACTGCCTCTGCTCCACGGAAATTATCTTCTGATTGTGAAACTGATGTAGTAACTATTCCAATATGATAGTCTTGTGTTGCTTCACTTGTCGCTCCTTGTTGTTGTGCATTAGCATCCTCAGTAGGTGCTTCTTTTTTCCCACAAGCAACTGCTACTATTAGCATAAATATCGCTAAAAAGCTAAATAAAATTCTTTTTATTTTCATACATACCTCCTCCTAATAATTAAAGTTCTTTCTAATGTATAATTAAAAATATTTTTACCATTATATATCTAATATATATAAATGTCAATATAATATTTAAAAAATTTATAAAAATAAAAACACTAGATTTATAAATATATTTCTAGTGCTTTTTTAATTTTTTAGTTAAATAACTTATTTTATTTCTTTATCTATTTCTTGATGTAAGTTTTGTTTAACTATTTGTTCATTTTCTTCAGGAACACATAACCCATCTCCTAATGTACTACAATAACTAGCAGATTGTTTTTCCTTTTCTATTTCTTCAGGAGTTTTAGGTGGTTCAGCTTGTTTTTTAATATCTTCTTTTACCTTTTCATTTTGTTCTGGTACACATAAACCATCACCTAATACACTACAATATGAAGCCTCTTGTTTTTTAGGATCTTCAGTTTTAGTTTCAGCCTTTGGAGCTTCTTTTTTTACAGTTGGAGTATCAGGCATTGTTGCTGGGTCTGGTACTGTTTTTCCTGCTTTTATTTCTTCATAGTATTTCAAAAGCTCATCTTTCTTTGCCATCTTTGCTAAGTTTTCTAACTTTTCAAATCCTTCTTTATCCCCTGCATCAAAAGCTTCTTTAAACTTCATTAACATTCTTTTGTTCTTTTCTACAAATTCCTTTGTTGCTGAGATCACTTCTGCTTTAACAGTAGCTACTGCTTCTGTCATTGTTGCTGGGTCTGGAACTATCTTTCCTGCTTTTATTTCTTCATAGTATTTCAAAAGCTCATCTTTCTTTGCCATCTTTGCTAAGTTTTCTAGCTTTTCAAAACCTTCTTTATCTCCTGCATCAAAAGCTTCTTTGAACTTCATTAACATTCTCTTATTTTTTTCAACAAACTCTTTTGTTGCTGAGATTGCATTTGCATTAGTTACTCCTGCTGCAGCCACTGGAGCACTTCCATCAGGAATTATTTTTCCTGCTTTTATTTCTTCATAGTATTTTAAAAGTTCGTCTTTTTTTGCCATCTTTGCTAAGTTTTCTAACTTTTCAAAACCTTCTTTATCTCCTGCATCAAAAGCTTCTTTGAACTTCATTAACATTCTCTTATTCTTTTCTATAAATTCTTGACTTGCTGAAATTGGTTCTCCAGTTTGAGCTACTGGTGCCACTTTCTTTTCAACTGGTTTTTTAGCAGCAGGTTTCTTTTTAACAGGCATTTCTACTGCTACTCCCATTATATCTCCTATTTTTTGAGCTACTTTAGGACCACCAGGTGCACATAATGTCATTTTTGCTCCTTCTAAAGCTACTCCTGCTGCATATCCTGAACAGCCAGGATATCCACAAGCTCCACAGTTTACACCAGGTAATATAGCTAGTATAGCTTCTACCTTAGGATCTACTTCAACTTCAAACTTTTTTGAAGCATAAGCTAGGAATAGCCCCATCAATATTCCAGTTATACCTAAAATTACAACTGGCATCATAATCGCTTCCATTATATATACCTCCACTTTGTTTGTATAAATATACTAAATTTGCATTCCACTAAATCCCATAAATGCCATAGCTAAAAGTCCAGCTGTTATAAATGCTATTGGGACACCCTTAAAATTTTTAGGAGTATTTGCAAATTCTAATTTTTCCCTTATTCCTGCTAAAAGTAATAATGCCAAAGAGAATCCTACTGCAACTCCAAAACCATTTACTAATGTTTCTATAAAATTATAATTTGCTTGGATATTTATTA
This region includes:
- a CDS encoding LexA family transcriptional regulator, producing MSFGKTLKRIRLKHKDSLRGLAKKIDLHFTFIDKVEKGTAPISKNFIENVVAVYPDEREILKKEYLKETLPDIFQKEDAIKIVSNSEILNLPVYGKASAGRGYLNMDSPDYYMPILRGNFSKRSFFVEITGNSMEPTLEDGEFALVDPDNTAYSKNKIYVVTYNDEGYIKRLEMKDKLKIITLKSDNPDYDDIDIPEEMQEYFKINGRVVEVISKKKL
- a CDS encoding DUF3798 domain-containing protein, encoding MKIKRILFSFLAIFMLIVAVACGKKEAPTEDANAQQQGATSEATQDYHIGIVTTSVSQSEDNFRGAEAVAKKYGLSNEGGKITVVTIPDNFMQEQETTISQMVSLADDPQMKAIVVAEGVPGTYPAFKAIREKRPDILLFVNNNHEDPVQVSKVADIVLNSDSIARGYLIVKTAKDLGATKFMHISFPRHLSYETISRRRAIMEQTAKDLGMEYIEMSAPDPLSDVGVPGAQQFILEQVPNWIAKYGKDIAFFATNDAQTEPLLKQIAAHGGIFIEADLPSPTMGYPGALGVEFTDDEKGNWPKILEKVEKAVIEAGGSGRMGTWAFSYNFASVEGLTDLAIKSIESGDRDFTLDKVLASLDAATPGSKWNGSIMKDNNGVEVPNAFFVYQDTYVFGKGYMGVTSVEIPEKYSNLGN
- a CDS encoding RnfABCDGE type electron transport complex subunit B; amino-acid sequence: MEAIMMPVVILGITGILMGLFLAYASKKFEVEVDPKVEAILAILPGVNCGACGYPGCSGYAAGVALEGAKMTLCAPGGPKVAQKIGDIMGVAVEMPVKKKPAAKKPVEKKVAPVAQTGEPISASQEFIEKNKRMLMKFKEAFDAGDKEGFEKLENLAKMAKKDELLKYYEEIKAGKIIPDGSAPVAAAGVTNANAISATKEFVEKNKRMLMKFKEAFDAGDKEGFEKLENLAKMAKKDELLKYYEEIKAGKIVPDPATMTEAVATVKAEVISATKEFVEKNKRMLMKFKEAFDAGDKEGFEKLENLAKMAKKDELLKYYEEIKAGKTVPDPATMPDTPTVKKEAPKAETKTEDPKKQEASYCSVLGDGLCVPEQNEKVKEDIKKQAEPPKTPEEIEKEKQSASYCSTLGDGLCVPEENEQIVKQNLHQEIDKEIK